In a single window of the Balearica regulorum gibbericeps isolate bBalReg1 chromosome 7, bBalReg1.pri, whole genome shotgun sequence genome:
- the TMEM72 gene encoding transmembrane protein 72 isoform X2 → MRHKAFWSALEYTCRLLGISTAAVLIGVGVETLQRGQFKSLAFYLLYEPDSLAQACWKRARRPGSFQKFLGYTLLSVACFLHPVLVWHVTIPGSMLVLTALAYFLLSKRRKSPAHKETHLQAGQYVDPSATMAAPTIAGDTEQTYTFHGAQREQHCSLLGHMKSILKGSKDRSPAPAAPAQPEAPSAPRKQVHFQEKVVQIIPSVSESLEDMESEAEETTSDTTPILTPPDVPIIIAPLSSTGLF, encoded by the exons ATGCGGCACAAGGCGTTTTGGAGTGCCCTGGAGTACACTTGCCGATTGCTGGGCATCTCCACCGCAGCAG TGCTGATTGGTGTGGGCGTAGAAACTCTGCAGCGAGGACAGTTCAAAAGCCTGGCTTTCTATCTGCT ATATGAGCCGGACTCGCTGGCACAGGCCTGCTGGAAGCGAGCCAGACGCCCAGGGAGCTTCCAGAAATTCCTGGGGTACACACTGCTGTCAGTGGCTTGCTTCCTGCATCCCGTCCTCGTCTGGCATGTAACCATCCCTG GGTCCATGCTGGTGCTCACCGCCCTGGCCTACTTCTTGCTgagcaagaggaggaagagccCAGCGCACAAAGAGACACATCTGCAGGCGGGCCAGTATGTGGACCCTTCAGCCACCATGGCAGCCCCGACCATCGCTGGTGACACTGAGCAGACCTACACCTTCCACGGGGCCCAGAGGGAGCAGCACTGCTCACTGCTGGGCCACATGAAGAGTATCCTGAAGGGCAGCAAGGATAggagcccagccccagcagctcctgcccaaCCAGAGGCCCCGTCAGCCCCACGCAAGCAAGTGCACTTCCAGGAGAAGGTGGTGCAGATCATCCCCTCTGTCAGCGAGAGCTTGGAGGACATGGAGAGTGAGGCCGAAGAGACCACATCGGACACAACACCCATCCTCACCCCACCCGATGTGCCCATCATCATTGCCCCCCTCAGCTCCACAGGCCTCTTTTGA
- the TMEM72 gene encoding transmembrane protein 72 isoform X1: MRHKAFWSALEYTCRLLGISTAAVLIGVGVETLQRGQFKSLAFYLLFSGVAVTVCEGFFFISLFLEMCFTYEPDSLAQACWKRARRPGSFQKFLGYTLLSVACFLHPVLVWHVTIPGSMLVLTALAYFLLSKRRKSPAHKETHLQAGQYVDPSATMAAPTIAGDTEQTYTFHGAQREQHCSLLGHMKSILKGSKDRSPAPAAPAQPEAPSAPRKQVHFQEKVVQIIPSVSESLEDMESEAEETTSDTTPILTPPDVPIIIAPLSSTGLF; the protein is encoded by the exons ATGCGGCACAAGGCGTTTTGGAGTGCCCTGGAGTACACTTGCCGATTGCTGGGCATCTCCACCGCAGCAG TGCTGATTGGTGTGGGCGTAGAAACTCTGCAGCGAGGACAGTTCAAAAGCCTGGCTTTCTATCTGCT TTTTTCAGGGGTTGCAGTTACTGTCTGTGAAGGCTTCTTCTTTATCAGTTTGTTCCTGGAGATGTGCTTCAC ATATGAGCCGGACTCGCTGGCACAGGCCTGCTGGAAGCGAGCCAGACGCCCAGGGAGCTTCCAGAAATTCCTGGGGTACACACTGCTGTCAGTGGCTTGCTTCCTGCATCCCGTCCTCGTCTGGCATGTAACCATCCCTG GGTCCATGCTGGTGCTCACCGCCCTGGCCTACTTCTTGCTgagcaagaggaggaagagccCAGCGCACAAAGAGACACATCTGCAGGCGGGCCAGTATGTGGACCCTTCAGCCACCATGGCAGCCCCGACCATCGCTGGTGACACTGAGCAGACCTACACCTTCCACGGGGCCCAGAGGGAGCAGCACTGCTCACTGCTGGGCCACATGAAGAGTATCCTGAAGGGCAGCAAGGATAggagcccagccccagcagctcctgcccaaCCAGAGGCCCCGTCAGCCCCACGCAAGCAAGTGCACTTCCAGGAGAAGGTGGTGCAGATCATCCCCTCTGTCAGCGAGAGCTTGGAGGACATGGAGAGTGAGGCCGAAGAGACCACATCGGACACAACACCCATCCTCACCCCACCCGATGTGCCCATCATCATTGCCCCCCTCAGCTCCACAGGCCTCTTTTGA
- the TMEM72 gene encoding transmembrane protein 72 isoform X3, whose translation MCFTYEPDSLAQACWKRARRPGSFQKFLGYTLLSVACFLHPVLVWHVTIPGSMLVLTALAYFLLSKRRKSPAHKETHLQAGQYVDPSATMAAPTIAGDTEQTYTFHGAQREQHCSLLGHMKSILKGSKDRSPAPAAPAQPEAPSAPRKQVHFQEKVVQIIPSVSESLEDMESEAEETTSDTTPILTPPDVPIIIAPLSSTGLF comes from the exons ATGTGCTTCAC ATATGAGCCGGACTCGCTGGCACAGGCCTGCTGGAAGCGAGCCAGACGCCCAGGGAGCTTCCAGAAATTCCTGGGGTACACACTGCTGTCAGTGGCTTGCTTCCTGCATCCCGTCCTCGTCTGGCATGTAACCATCCCTG GGTCCATGCTGGTGCTCACCGCCCTGGCCTACTTCTTGCTgagcaagaggaggaagagccCAGCGCACAAAGAGACACATCTGCAGGCGGGCCAGTATGTGGACCCTTCAGCCACCATGGCAGCCCCGACCATCGCTGGTGACACTGAGCAGACCTACACCTTCCACGGGGCCCAGAGGGAGCAGCACTGCTCACTGCTGGGCCACATGAAGAGTATCCTGAAGGGCAGCAAGGATAggagcccagccccagcagctcctgcccaaCCAGAGGCCCCGTCAGCCCCACGCAAGCAAGTGCACTTCCAGGAGAAGGTGGTGCAGATCATCCCCTCTGTCAGCGAGAGCTTGGAGGACATGGAGAGTGAGGCCGAAGAGACCACATCGGACACAACACCCATCCTCACCCCACCCGATGTGCCCATCATCATTGCCCCCCTCAGCTCCACAGGCCTCTTTTGA
- the TMEM72 gene encoding transmembrane protein 72 isoform X4, giving the protein MLVLTALAYFLLSKRRKSPAHKETHLQAGQYVDPSATMAAPTIAGDTEQTYTFHGAQREQHCSLLGHMKSILKGSKDRSPAPAAPAQPEAPSAPRKQVHFQEKVVQIIPSVSESLEDMESEAEETTSDTTPILTPPDVPIIIAPLSSTGLF; this is encoded by the coding sequence ATGCTGGTGCTCACCGCCCTGGCCTACTTCTTGCTgagcaagaggaggaagagccCAGCGCACAAAGAGACACATCTGCAGGCGGGCCAGTATGTGGACCCTTCAGCCACCATGGCAGCCCCGACCATCGCTGGTGACACTGAGCAGACCTACACCTTCCACGGGGCCCAGAGGGAGCAGCACTGCTCACTGCTGGGCCACATGAAGAGTATCCTGAAGGGCAGCAAGGATAggagcccagccccagcagctcctgcccaaCCAGAGGCCCCGTCAGCCCCACGCAAGCAAGTGCACTTCCAGGAGAAGGTGGTGCAGATCATCCCCTCTGTCAGCGAGAGCTTGGAGGACATGGAGAGTGAGGCCGAAGAGACCACATCGGACACAACACCCATCCTCACCCCACCCGATGTGCCCATCATCATTGCCCCCCTCAGCTCCACAGGCCTCTTTTGA